The genomic stretch CAAATTTCAAACGAGAAACGCAACGATTGTACCGTGCAAGCAAGAGCGGATCGAGAGCAGAGGATTTGTTAGAAGTGATTCACTCCGGCATAGCGGGACCAAAGGAGGAATCGTCACCATCAGGAAGTCGTTATTATGTAACGTTCACCGACGATCGATCTCGGAAGATGTTCGTTTACTTCTTGAAGACAAAATCTGAAGAGGAGGTCCTTGGTCGTTTCAGGGAATTCCAAGCACAAGCGGAGCGCCAGTGCggaaaaaagataaaaatccTGCGAACAGATAATGGTAAGGAATAAATCTTGAGAACCGATCTCCCACTCGCGGACATGACTTGACTCCTGAAGAGGTTTGGAGCGGACGGAAACCGGACGTTTCTTATGTTAGAGTGTTTGGAAAAAGTGCCAAAACAAAAACGACAGAAATGAGATACAAAGTCAAGACATGCATACTGACTGGATTTGAGGAGAAGACAAAAGGCTACCGTTTGTATGATCCCAAGACGAAGTGTTCTCTGTAGAGTAGAGAGGTGTGTTTCATCGACGAATGCATCGGAGAAAAGTCTTCCGTCCAACGAACAACGAACTATAGTTCCGGTAGAATTCAGTAGCGTTCCAGCGACAGTTCCGAACGTTCCTGCCATTCAAGAATATGATGAAGCAGCATACGAAACTGCAGAGGAGATTTCAGAAGGTGAAGACACCAAAGACACACTGACTGACTCCAACGATGTGACTGCGCTCCCTTCACAACAATCTTTAAATCCATTCAGGTCACAGGTGTTGAGGCGCAGTGGAAGGGAGCAAGTGTTTCCAGGCAAGTATAAAGATTTCAACGTTCAGAGCAAAGGTCTCCCCGTCAATCTTAACCCCCAGGTCAAACCCTGTGAGTCGCGAGGAATAGATGGTTCCAATGATGGAGACAACGATCATCATCGCAAACCTTGGCGTTGGATGCTAACCGTGGATCAGCCGCAGTGGATGAACCACAAAAACTATAGGAAGGCGATGGCTTCGCCTTACGCAAAGATCTGCAGCAGGCAATGGCGGAGGAATTGGAGTCGATTCACGCCATTAATACCTGGACGGTGGCTGATCTCCCTCCAGAACGAAAAGCTGTACGATGCAAGTGGGTGTACAAGCTTGAGCGAGACATCAACGGAGAAGTAGTTCGATTCAAAGCTCGTTTGGTTGCCCAAAGCTTTAGTCAACAGTATGGATCTGATTACGAAGAAGTTTTCGCTCCGGTAGTGCAGCAAACCACTTTCCGGACGTTGATAGCAGTCGCAGCAAAAAAGAGCATGGCCTTGAAGCAGTACGATGTCAAGACCGCATTCCTCAATGGCGATCTTGAGGAGGAGATATACATGCGGAAGCCAAGCGGATTTATAACATAAGGAAACGAGCGGAAGGTTTTCCGACTGCATCGTAGCTTGTATGGGCTGAAACAGGCGGCGAGAGCATGGAACCAAAGGCTGCATGAAGAGTTGAAGCGGCAGCAATTTCAAAGATGTACATCCGATCCGTGTTTGTACCGGAAGCAGCTGAATGGGTGTTGAGGTTTCGTACTCGTATACGTTGTTGACCTGGTGATGGCGAGTGAAGATCTAAAGATGATTGAAACACTTGTGAGAAATCTGAAGGGGTCGTTTGAGGTCAGCGAGTTGGATGATATCCGCTTCTACCTAGGGATGGAAATTGAAAAAGACCGTCACGGTAATTACTTTTTGAGCCAGAAGAAGTGCATACTTGAAGTAGTGGAGTCAAGCGGGCTGACGGATGACAAGATTTCCAAAACTCCGTTAAATACCGGATATTTCAAGAATGAGAATGGAGGGACTCCATTGGCAAGCAATACCGAATATCAGAAGTTGATTTGAATGGTCCTGTATATAGCTGTTAACATACGACCTGGCATTTCGCCCGCTGTATCAAACTTGAGCAAAAAGTCGAATCCTCCGGTACCTCAAAGGTGCGGTACCTCAAAGGAACGATCAACTACCGGTTACGTTTGAGCAGGAAGGGTGAAACCGGAACTATCGTCGGTGATTCTGACGCTGACTGGGCTGAGAATCGAGATGAGCGGAAATCGCACAGCAGATTTGCATTCAAGATTAACGGGGGAACAGTGAGCTGGGCTTGTCGTAAACAAACCTGTGTGGCCTTATAAACAGCAGAAGCGGAATGTATCGCACTTGCTGAAGCAGCACAAGAAGCTCTATGGATGAAATTGCTACTGCGGAAACTAAATGATAAACAGAAAGTTGTCATACACGAAGTCAACCAAAGTTGTCTAAAAATTATGGAGAGAGAAAAGCTAACAAGAAAAATGAAGCACATAGCGACGTAGTTTTATTTTACAAaggatcccaagtaacaaaactgggtttttcaaagttttatagcgctgctTTGGCAGTATTgcgcgctataaaactttgataaaaccaatattgttactagggatctAATTGAGAAGCAAGAGATGAAGTGTATCTACTGCCCATTTGAAGATATAGTAGACCTCATGACAAAACCATTGCAGCGCGTTAGTCTGGAAAAACTAGCAAAACTGATTGGATTAACCATCACCGTTTAGGAGGATTGTTAGAGTAGAAAACGGAAATGGTATGCTAAGTATTATTGATGTCAGTAGTTTAGAAAGAAATATAGCTCATTCATATTTGTTCATTCGTTCAACCAAGACGTATTCACTTGTATATAACAACCTTATGGTGGCTTGTACTGTATTAGGGTtggcaatattcccgggaaacgggaatgaaaaatctcatatcCCGACATTCCCAggaaccgggaatggaaaaaaaatcttagcaaaaatgagatttcaaattagGTTTATCAATAAAAGTTATCAATCAATCGttacaatttcattatcaattcgcatgaaaaacggattaaaaaacaaaactttttcaagttcactccagaaattcatgattGATTTTTGTAGCAGATGTTAGCAGAAGAGTAGGTTTCAAGGTTTTTATGCCAACAATCgcctcagatccgctgacaatttttcgtaagcccaaataatgttttcccttctgtaaaactttgcttaaaatcactgaatcaccgctggtgtctgatttctagaatacttccAAATCACCGactccagctcttgctacatttcattagaaactgaagagtccaatacttttagttggTTGAAGATAACGCTTAGTGTTTGGCAGGCAGGATTCAGAGCAGTAGGCGACGTAATAAATGTGAAATCCTaagccacgacccaagttacactgactgagttttattaatttatttatttctggtcgtaTTGATTAACgggtttcaattgtttttatcaatttacaggtttcaaaaattcttgtcaataaacaaagaaaaaatcaagcgacTATCtgcttagtagtaaactcattAGCAAAAAAAGGCattagacgaagaaaatatttcttaatttttcgtttactgaataagacagcatatattttgacaaataatttaagcaaataatttgatattacacggcaaacaAATATTGAttgtcatttcaagcaaatatttgcttcgtataatgcacactttgaagctgctttacacttctacgacgtaagtttcgtgttttgatacgatattaagttttattgcaatattgtatggaaaatttttcgaggagctcgggaattccgggatcccgggaatcaatatttctgttcccgggatccgagaatcccgggaaaaggtaattcccgggattgcaaacactatacagtcaggttttttttacgcggtttttttacgaggtttttttacgcggatttttgaattaacgcggtttttttacgcggatttttgaattaacgcggttttttacgcgataccgcgctaattcaaaattttttttacgaatttctgaattaacgtgggtttggaaccagaaacgtgtttatctagtaaaagacttagtccaaaaaatactctccgcccaccgaaagatccggaatgaccgtcaaagaggacaattgaATACTGTATTAAATAGTTGTTCTAGAGTGTCTCGGGTTTTtcctaaagcccttcttgctggactactttacgcggatttttaaaaaaacgtgtttttgtacgcggattttttaattaacgcggttttttttacgcggattttttaattagcgcggtttttttacgcggatttttgaattaacgcggttttttttacgtggtttttttttacgaggtacgtatcccccgcgtaaaaaaaacctgactgtactgtATCAATATGGTAAGTATAACAAAGAtttctgcactgctaggtggacTACTTCTGGTTTTCTAAGTTCTAACTAGGAGTGTACGAAATTAACTTTGcaggtgtcgaaacgaaacgataCGAAATTAGTCCCCAATATTGGTTCcgtcaaatttattttatttatttcgtcaatcatagtagactacatcttaaaaactattgctaacatcacaaatatagttatgtaactctagtgttcaatatttttctaagagcatttcgtgacatcgttaaatcaataacttcacaatatttattgataagactcatcatactattaactggcccggccatggcatattctgttctataagaatttaatacaaaaatttttcgcgttcttaatgagcgtgtaggagcataaaagttgagttttccaagcaaattttccgaacttatgcgttgtgaaactaaatcgttgacaagagttaccgaagcaatttctcttttcttttttcaagcgtttctatattaataagcatgcaacgcgattcataacaagggagaggaaataagttccaacctagttttattagtgcatataacaaaaactgtttttgtacggattcgattctattggaatggacgtcttgataaggcgaccaaacaacactacagtattctaaaatagatctaacatatgcaacaaagagagtttttatagtgtacgggtcatactgttggctctattgatgatcgcattgtagtgatcaatgaatgttaagttagaatccataattactcctaaatctctaatttgataacacctttccacaacttgatgtccaagagtgcaactggcatattcaggatttcttttccttgtgtaggatataatattacatttttttacgttgagatcaagaagactttttttacaccaaatgaagaaaatgtcaacctcttgttggaattgttggatgtcggatttgtgttttattttcatgtacaatttcatgtcatcggcatatattaatactttgagacgattcaacacaagggtaacgtcattaataaataaaacgaagagcAAAGGacctaaatgggagccttgtggaactccagatgtcacttttactggttcagaaaggtgtcccttaaacctgaccgtttgtgtcctatttgtcagataagattcaatccatctaagtaggcctgactcatatcccagtttttttttaatttgaacataagcatggaaatatctactctgtcaaaagctttactaaaatccgtgtatagagtttccacgaagttgcctctgtccatagacgcaagagagaaatcaacaaattcaagtaagttggtagccgtagaccttccttggtaaaaaccatgttggttacacgttatgcgattctttacctgattaaatattttttggtttacgatagcttcaaaaagtttaagaatacatgatattattgcgatgccacgataatttttgaagtcagatctcttacctgacttgaaaatcggtataagaaaagattttttccagactgatggaaactgtccggacgtagggataagttgaaaagccaaaacaagggttttacgaaggcaggagcaagatttttcataagtgtgggtggaattccatctggacctggaccttttgaagcgtccagttcttttagtgttgcgaggatttcttgaacagttattcgcttaatagatacgttatttatttattcatgcaagtgcgagaaatacgcaaagtccctgacttcgtcgctatttttgtaaacggtttgaaaaaaactcgcaaacttgttgcagatttgctttgagtcagtactggcaaagtcttcatattgcatgcgagatgggaagttattagacttcattttatcgtttgcaaatttaaaaaactgttttgggtctgatttaatgttattttccacccttgtgttgtagttctcatacgcaatagatattttagtattcagttcatcacaTATGTTCGAATAGTTGTCCAAATTTCCTTggtttttaagttttttgtaagttttatgagctttttgtttcctattcaataaatttttgatttctctggtgaaccaaatgggatcttttgagctaaccgtttctttttttgattttggtacagttgagtctaaaacaccatacagtgatgataaaaaattatcaaccgctttgttcatatctatttcatttttttgaagtgattgccagtcgatgtcagttaatttaGTCGAAACGAAAACATTATAAATTTCGAGCTGATGAAATTGGTCTCTAATTTCGATCGAAACTGtacgaaatttcgaaaataaaacaaatgttttttaaaaCACAACAATAAAACTTCTGAAGTAGTTTTCCAATGCTTATTTATTGagtcttttggtttgaatgtaTAAACGACAACGAAAACGATGTAGCATATAATGAATATTCCTTTGTAGCACTTTCGTTATTATATTTCGTCCTTTTGAAATTGGTACTTAATagaaaatttcttcaaaaaatacTCATTATTTGAGGAATGCAGCACCCAATTGTAACCGTTGTTACAAATTGTCTTGAGTTGTTTTTAAATGCGCTCTATGTATTTTGTAACTAGATATTGTGTTTCTAATATATTTCGATGTAGTTTGTTCGTGAGATTAGgaaatttaaatcaaaattaacattaaaataaaaagaaacgtCGCTAATGGTTAAGTTAGTAGGATACACAAAACAGAAATTGTTACACTGAAATGGGCCAAACTAAACGCGGTGAGGAAACTGTTCTACACGGACAGAAATACAACCCTGAGTGGGTGGGCATAGCAACTAAGAAGAAGAATGAAATGGTGGGTGGTAAAAGTAATAGAAGGAGGATTTAGAAAAGTCGCCAAACGGTCAGAAGTACCGCGGCGTTCATGTGAGTTGGAAGtgagtgaattttttttaaaaaaaattaaagttagTAAAAACTAGTAGCTAAAACGAAGCTCCCTAGGAATCCAatagtttttgcacaacttttCCCCGAGCAGCCTCTCCGATTACCCCGCAGCAAGCCAACCCGTGATCCAAGATCACGGTCTCTTGCTCGGTGTGTTTTCTCGAGTGTACTATCTGCCCAGTTAGTAATACAATCCATGTGAATttcgccatttttttttaaattttaaatctaGCAGCAACCGCGAGTACATTTTCAATGATACTTGTTCCTTAATATGGTTTTAGTGATAAATCATTATTCTCTACGCAAATGAAAAATACTGCTAGCATGATTTTCACATCACGTCTTGAAGAACAAGCAACGCCAGTTGAGAATTCATTCTTCTATGTCTGTATCGTGTTCCTAGTATCTGTTGAGAGCTATTCAATCCAACAAATAGGGTTGCAGCGGGTGAGAACCAACATATAATGGAATAACTTAATACAGAAATTTTGTGCGAAATCTCGTaatagttgaaattgaaaatccaATTTTGCGAAATTCAATTACTTTTTTCCGCAATTTCACAAAACTGTAATTTCGTAAAATTTCGAATTAGTCGAAATTATACGAATTATTCAAAATCTCACACTGTCTTTGATAAAACTTGAAAATTACTTATCCAGTTGAGAAAACGAGTAAGGAAAATTACCTATTTTATAAATTTGTTGTAACCTTGATCAATTTTCAAATCTCGTTTTGCAATGTTTCACAGCTCATGAAACAGTGAAAacggatttttttatttttatgtgacAAGTGAAACTTGATAGCATATTTTACCACTTGTAAATTGATATCGCTCAAATATCCTCCACAAAAAAACAGTTTGAACTCACTATTGTTTATTTTCCTCTCTTTCTCAAAGGAGGAATGAAAAAACTCAATGACGCAATCTCGATCGCACATTTTCAAATCCCAATAGTTGTACTGGTAGTTCTCCTCGGATGACATAAAATAATCCACCACCGTcatcttcatcatcatcatagtTAAGCTCCACCGTATCGCATTTCAAGCTGGTGTGGATTGCTTTAGTTTCCGCATCGTCATAAAACCGTCCGGGAGTTCGAGCGAAAGATTTGAGCTGACGTTTTCACAGTTACTGCCAACGAGTTCGTAAACGAAGACGAACAAAAGTGAAGACGAACTTCGCTGAAAGATGCGTTCGTTCCTTCGTCTGGATTGTTCTCGAGCGGAAATAATTGCTTTACGGGATGGTTGCAACCCTAGAACTGGCAGTTTCTGGGCATACGAGGCTACATTTGAAAATCCGCGACGAATTTGTCTAAACGTAATGGTTACTGGAATATTTTACATGCAATCACAGTTTGTAGTTGGATGATAAAAGTTTTATCGTTGGATCAGAAACGCACACAAATAATATGGGCTGATTGGAAAATAAAAGAAGCAGTAGAAGATACCCGAATCACACCGAGAATCAAATAGATAAtcgcaaaactgacaaaagtcttGCAGCATACTCAAGTCTTTAGCGTTTTGGTGTCTCAGTAGCAAATGCCGTCATAGATTCCCGCCGGATAAATCTCCCTAACACTGCGGGGGATTTCAATTACTTACGCATTGGAATTCACCACCACAAAACTGGAACAGCGGGAAGAAACCCGAAACGCACATGAAAAATTGTTCATAAATCAAGCCGCTTGTTTTTGCGTTATGACTCTTTCCAAATGGCTGTTACTCGAGCTCTACGATCCCCCGCTTTTCCGTTCGGTGACTTTTGCCATCGCACGGGAGCCGATGAACGTGCAGTTCACCCCCGTTTAATCGTTATCCTTCGCGTTGTCATTGTGCTTAACGGAGGAACATCCCATCCGATGTTAGCGCACAGACCGCATCGTATCAATGTTGCAAGGGGGTGATAAAGGAGCAAAAAAAATCCATGCTAAAGAGGGGACATTGTTGTGCACAAAATCGCAGGGCGACATTTGAAGTGGGCCAGCTTTTCATCTCCGACAGACACGCTGTTTTGGCCTGCACTGACTTCGGAGCAAAGGCAGAAGCCGACTGACGCTGATTGTAGtttcataaattttaaaatatagtGTTTGGAGTGCCATGGTTTTACAAGGATTTCCCCCCTCGGTCGGTTGTTATGATGTTGGTGAAATATAAATTACGAAttttctggagaaagtgaaTCGTACCGAAGCCTGGCGGAAGGTTTTTCATTTTGATTGGGGAGAGGGGAAAAATTGCTCCACGCTGCTATTAATGGGAGCTATGATTTATTCATGAGTTTGGAAACTATTATTCTTTGTAGGCTGTAATGGCCAAAACTTTTGCGGTGCCGTGAATAGCAGCTTTACATGGATAGtgattaaatatttaaaatgaCATTAAATTGTTGGTCGTCGGTGCGAAACGTCGGAGATGAAATGTGGTTTGCATTAGTTAGAGATACTTTATCCACATCAGTTTctgcaaacaaaaaatatcgcTGAATCATAAAACGGCTAAATCATAAAATGACTGAATCATCCCGAGATGAAGTAAAACGTGACtacagttgaaaaaatattagcgCCGCTTAAAAAACCGGCAAACTggaggaaaattaaaaaaacacgtaaactGGAAGAAAATAAATTCCATTAGATTAGCGAaattttttgttgaatgaaaTACAACTAACACAAACACTTAATTTTAAAACACCCAATTTTTTGAATGAAGATAAAATAAGGATGCTATTAGTTCATCAGAATATTGAAGTCTGTTATCGTCGATTTCGTGCAAAACTGGCACAACTCGAAAAtaatagtttcgagaaaaacgcgtttgaaaatttgcgtcgaacatttatttttcgattttcaagaaaactttgaagtttaagattatcAATCCTCATTTAACACTTTTAGGTGTATTATGCACGTATGATgagcacgttgtccaagttgaaaccttatttttactaactttatggagaaatttcgaatTGTgtagcaaaggcacttctactcacaACTCTGGATTTTTTCGGAATTTTGAAACGAGGTTTCGTGGGATGAAACTTAAATAGATttcgcatcgtttgccatcaaaaactcaaaaatgcaaaattttgagttgtgccagtgctgACGATATGTTAATCCCAAATGCATAGAAACGAACCAGCAAGTTAGAGAGAACAAATTTGATCCGTAACCGTTTCAACCAAGTATGTTTTATTCAGTACCACTGCTGCTTTATGTTTAAAGCTTAATAGATTATGGGCCCAGCACGGACTGATTCCTGAAAAACTGAAGATTTTCTCAAGACTGCCAGGGATTGCCGATAATTTACCTGTGTCAACGAGGAGAAACCAAGGTCTGGAAAATTGTTATCATCGTTGAAGAGGTAAATTCcgattcggtttcatttgcatttCAAGCCAAGCGGAACGGAGATCGGAGCGCGGACAAACCGTGGATCGTGGACTCAGGAGCAGGTAGCTAGACTATTACAAGCAAAGTATTTTTAGATATTCAGGAAATGTCATGCATTTTCACGATTATCGACTGAGGATGAACTCAGAATATTTGAGATTTGGGAGGATTTCGTTAATATCCGAATAATGATATGTTGGTTTTGAGACTTCTGATGATTTTGTGTCCACATTTTTCTTGCTAAATTACGAATGTTCAGGGTAGCGCCCAGCAAAATGGCGCGTTGTAGGTTGAATGTGAGTTTGATTATCTTATCTGATATATCAACAACTTTCCAAATGACATCAGTCAACAAAACCAAAAATCCAGTGCTTGGAGGAACACGTACTGAATTCCACTTTGCTCCCTTAATTCTTTCGAAATAAATCTAGAAATTTGTCGTAACGACAATAGCTGTAAGGCATTTTGAGCTACGCTAGTAAACAAAGAGATCCCAGACAGTACCAAGACAAGTTAAAAatggttgaagaaaaaaaaatttcaactgaTACTCTGTAAATTAAACAGGTTCAAGTTTTGCAGCATTACACGTAATGACGATTTGTGACCCCAAGAAAAATGGCATTTCCTCAAACCAGCAATGAAACAGTAAGATCACACACCAGCTTCTTGAGTCGCACCAGTCTGTTTTACCTCAGCAATAAAACGATCATATTTTAAACTACTACCGATTTATTGCATAATTTCACTCACAAAAACAGAACGTGGCAAATTGGACCAGAACACACAGTACACGCCTAAGCTCTTGGAATATGGGCAGCCTCCGGTTGGAATCCATTCTCGTCAGCAATGTAGTTCACCGTGTACACCTGGCCGTCATCCCCGGTGTAGGAGTACGATCCGCGGACCACCAGCGCACTGATGTCGTCTCCGAAGCTCTTCAGCTGGGCTTCCTCTTGCCGCTGGAGCCGATTGCTGGTATCGAATCTGCAAATTAATCACCAATAAGTATCAACTCGGAACGCACTTTTCAGCCCGCTTCTCTACTGCATACTCACTGGAAACGGTAGCCTTGGAG from Wyeomyia smithii strain HCP4-BCI-WySm-NY-G18 chromosome 3, ASM2978416v1, whole genome shotgun sequence encodes the following:
- the LOC129730766 gene encoding flexible cuticle protein 12-like; translated protein: MKLAIVFATVLTVALAAPANEDRDAQIVKYENDNLGLQGYRFQFDTSNRLQRQEEAQLKSFGDDISALVVRGSYSYTGDDGQVYTVNYIADENGFQPEAAHIPRA